One Esox lucius isolate fEsoLuc1 chromosome 1, fEsoLuc1.pri, whole genome shotgun sequence genomic region harbors:
- the pcp4b gene encoding calmodulin regulator protein PCP4 — translation MSERQGSGATGGNSKTSGRPDASKKSQEVPAEDFDIDMDAPETEKAAVAIQSQFRKFQTKKKTDSKS, via the exons AGACAAGGATCTGGTGCAACGGGTGGGAATAGCAAAACATCTGGAAGACCAG ATGCTTCCAAGAAGTCTCAGGAAGTCCCAGCAGAGGACTTTGACATCGACATGGATGCCCCAGAGACTGAGAAGGCGGCCGTTGCCATCCAGTCCCAGTTCCGGAAGTTCCAGACTAAGAAGAAGACTGACAGCAAGTCTTAG